A genomic region of Chelonia mydas isolate rCheMyd1 chromosome 9, rCheMyd1.pri.v2, whole genome shotgun sequence contains the following coding sequences:
- the LOC102929745 gene encoding protein Wnt-11b: MGSSFPAPLLLTLALLWQLGLSAAIQWLGLMVNGSRVAWNETQHCKILDGLVPDQLQLCRRNLELMHSIVHAAKETKGVCQKTFSDMRWNCSSIEYAPSFTPDLMKGTRESAFVYALAAAAVSHSIARACASGELPICSCGSVPSEVPGPGFRWGGCGDNLRYGLQMGSAFADGPMKSSKAGGQATRLMNLHNNAVGRQVLIDSLETKCKCHGVSGSCSVKTCWKGLQGLSEIAADLKSKYLAATKVIHRHMGTRKQLVPKELDIRPVREAELVYLVSSPDYCTKNPKLGSLGTQDRQCNKTSVGSDSCNLMCCGRGYNAYTESVVERCQCKYYWCCYVMCKKCQRTVERYVCK, from the exons ATGGGCTCGAGCTTCCCCGCCCCGCTGCTGCTCACCCTGGCGCTGCTCTGGCAGCTGGGACTCTCCGCGGCGATCCAGTGGCT AGGGTTGATGGTGAATGGCAGCAGGGTAGCCTGGAACGAGACCCAGCACTGTAAGATATTGGATGGGCTAGTCCCAGACCAATTGCAGCTGTGCCGAAGAAACCTGGAGCTCATGCACAGCATTGTACATGCAGCCAAAGAGACCAAGGGAGTCTGCCAGAAAACGTTCTCGGATATGAGGTGGAACTGCTCTTCCATTGAGTATGCACCCAGTTTCACCCCTGACCTCATGAAAG GGACCAGGGAATCTGCGTTTGTCTATgcattggctgctgctgctgtcagtcaTTCCATCGCCCGGGCCTGTGCCTCAGGGGAACTACCTATCTGTTCCTGTGGATCTGTCCCATCTGAGGTGCCTGGACCTGGCTTCAGGTGGGGTGGCTGTGGGGACAACCTCCGCTATGGCCTCCAGATGGGTTCTGCCTTTGCTGATGGTCCCATGAAGTCCAGCAAGGCAGGAGGACAAGCCACCAGGCTTATGAATCTACATAACAATGCAGTGGGCCGACAG GTATTGATTGACTCCTTGGAGACCAAGTGTAAATGCCATGGTGTTTCTGGCTCCTGCTCAGTTAAGACCTGTTGGAAGGGGCTGCAAGGTTTGAGTGAAATAGCCGCTGACCTCAAATCCAAGTACCTGGCAGCCACCAAGGTGATCCACCGGCACATGGGGACCAGAAAGCAGCTGGTGCCCAAAGAACTGGACATCAGGCCAGTGAGAGAGGCTGAGCTGGTTTATCTAGTCAGTTCTCCAGACTACTGCACAAAGAATCCCAAACTGGGGTCTCTGGGGACTCAGGACAG GCAATGCAACAAGACCTCTGTGGGCAGTGACAGCTGTAACCTGATGTGCTGCGGGCGTGGCTACAATGCTTACACTGAGAGTGTGGTGGAGAGGTGCCAGTGCAAGTACTATTGGTGCTGCTATGTGATGTGCAAGAAGTGCCAGCGGACAGTGGAGAGATACGTGTGCAAGTAA